The [Actinobacillus] rossii genome contains a region encoding:
- the murG gene encoding undecaprenyldiphospho-muramoylpentapeptide beta-N- acetylglucosaminyltransferase, whose protein sequence is MSKKLLVMAGGTGGHVFPAIAVSQYLQQQGWEIQWLGTADRMEAQLVPKHGIKINFIQISGLRGKGIGALLKAPFAIFRAVMQARKIIKAYQPNAVLGMGGYVSGPGGVAAKLCGIPVILHEQNAVAGLTNVWLSKIAKCTLQAFPTAFPAAEVVGNPVRADLFQMPLPEQRFAQRQGKLRILVVGGSQGARVLNQNVPKMVAKLADRLDVRHQVGAGSVENVTALYHELGVNVGAESAVKITEFIDNMAEAYAWADLVICRSGALTVCELAAVGTPAIFVPFQHKDRQQYLNATYLANADAAKIVEQAELTPEILVNLVADLNREKLLEMAVKAKAMSTPLSAQRVAEVIIENAK, encoded by the coding sequence ATGAGTAAAAAATTATTAGTAATGGCTGGTGGTACTGGCGGACATGTGTTCCCAGCAATTGCCGTTTCACAATATTTACAGCAGCAAGGTTGGGAAATCCAATGGCTTGGTACTGCAGATCGTATGGAAGCTCAGCTTGTACCGAAACACGGTATCAAAATTAACTTTATTCAAATTTCAGGCTTACGCGGAAAAGGTATTGGCGCGTTATTAAAAGCACCATTTGCGATTTTCCGAGCAGTTATGCAGGCACGTAAAATTATTAAAGCATATCAACCTAATGCGGTGCTTGGAATGGGCGGATATGTTTCTGGCCCGGGTGGAGTTGCAGCAAAACTATGTGGCATACCTGTTATTTTACACGAACAGAATGCTGTGGCAGGGTTAACTAATGTGTGGTTGTCAAAAATTGCCAAATGTACATTACAGGCTTTTCCAACAGCCTTTCCAGCTGCTGAAGTCGTAGGAAATCCTGTTCGTGCGGATTTATTTCAAATGCCACTCCCGGAACAGCGTTTTGCACAACGTCAGGGTAAATTGCGCATTTTAGTTGTCGGTGGGAGCCAAGGGGCGCGCGTACTCAATCAGAATGTGCCGAAAATGGTGGCGAAACTAGCAGACAGATTGGATGTCCGCCATCAAGTCGGGGCGGGTTCAGTGGAAAATGTGACCGCACTTTATCATGAATTGGGCGTCAATGTAGGGGCCGAAAGTGCGGTTAAAATTACAGAATTTATTGATAATATGGCTGAAGCTTATGCTTGGGCTGATTTAGTGATTTGTCGTTCTGGCGCATTAACTGTTTGTGAATTAGCCGCCGTTGGAACACCAGCAATTTTTGTGCCTTTTCAACATAAAGATCGTCAGCAATACTTGAACGCGACGTATCTTGCCAATGCAGATGCAGCAAAAATTGTGGAACAAGCTGAACTTACGCCTGAAATTTTAGTAAACTTAGTGGCAGATTTAAATCGCGAAAAATTATTGGAAATGGCGGTAAAAGCGAAAGCCATGTCCACTCCGCTTTCAGCCCAACGTGTGGCGGAAGTCATTATTGAAAACGCGAAATAA
- the murC gene encoding UDP-N-acetylmuramate--L-alanine ligase: MKQKREKIRQTVPSMRRIKQIHFVGIGGAGMGGIAEVLLNEGYAVTGSDIAENAVTERLSALGAKIFIGHVADNVQNASVVVVSSAIKPDNVEVVAAHDNRIPVIQRAQMLAELMRFRHGIAIAGTHGKTTTTAMISMIYTQACLDPTFVNGGLVKSAGTNAYLGASRYFIAEADESDASFLHLQPIVSVVTNMEPDHMDTYHGDFEEMKRTYVNFLHNLPFYGLAVMCADDPVLMELVPQVGRQVITYGFSENADYRIDNYDQTGFQGHYDVITPTGERINVLLNVPGKHNALNATAALAVAKEEGIENMPILTALADFQGAGRRFDQLGEFIRPNGKVMLVDDYGHHPTEVGVTIQAARSGWENKRVVMVFQPHRYSRTRDLFDDFVQVLSQVDVLILLDVYAAGEAPIAGADSRSLARSIRNLGKVDPIFVADHAQLPEIMDQVLQDGDLILAQGAGNVSRLSRNLVELWTKE; the protein is encoded by the coding sequence ATGAAACAAAAACGTGAAAAAATTAGACAAACTGTGCCATCAATGCGCCGAATTAAGCAAATTCATTTTGTTGGAATTGGCGGCGCGGGTATGGGCGGTATTGCTGAAGTGTTACTTAATGAAGGCTATGCGGTTACGGGGTCTGATATTGCTGAGAATGCGGTGACAGAGCGCTTGAGTGCTTTAGGAGCGAAGATTTTTATTGGTCATGTAGCAGATAATGTACAAAACGCAAGTGTGGTGGTCGTTTCAAGTGCAATAAAACCTGATAATGTTGAAGTCGTTGCGGCACATGATAATCGTATTCCCGTGATTCAGCGTGCACAAATGTTAGCTGAACTTATGCGTTTTCGCCACGGCATTGCGATTGCAGGGACGCATGGTAAAACGACGACAACCGCAATGATTTCTATGATTTATACTCAAGCCTGTCTTGATCCAACTTTTGTAAATGGTGGATTGGTGAAATCAGCGGGTACGAATGCTTATTTAGGCGCAAGCCGTTACTTTATCGCTGAAGCCGATGAAAGTGATGCCTCATTTCTCCATTTGCAACCAATAGTTTCCGTTGTTACCAATATGGAACCAGATCATATGGATACGTACCACGGTGACTTTGAAGAAATGAAACGGACTTACGTGAATTTCTTACATAATTTGCCATTTTATGGATTGGCAGTGATGTGTGCAGATGATCCAGTATTGATGGAATTGGTACCACAAGTAGGACGCCAAGTTATTACCTATGGTTTCAGTGAAAATGCGGATTATCGTATTGATAACTATGACCAAACGGGATTCCAAGGACATTATGATGTGATCACTCCAACGGGTGAGCGCATTAATGTCTTGCTCAATGTTCCAGGCAAACATAACGCATTAAATGCTACTGCAGCATTAGCGGTGGCAAAAGAAGAAGGGATTGAAAATATGCCAATTTTGACCGCACTTGCTGATTTCCAAGGGGCGGGACGTCGTTTTGACCAATTAGGTGAATTTATTCGCCCTAATGGTAAAGTGATGTTGGTGGATGATTATGGTCATCACCCAACGGAAGTAGGGGTCACCATTCAGGCCGCACGTTCCGGTTGGGAAAATAAACGTGTGGTGATGGTATTCCAACCACACCGTTATTCGCGTACAAGAGATTTATTTGATGATTTTGTGCAAGTACTTTCTCAAGTTGATGTGTTGATTTTGCTTGATGTGTATGCTGCAGGCGAAGCACCTATTGCTGGCGCGGATAGCCGTTCACTTGCGCGCTCAATTCGTAATTTAGGTAAAGTTGACCCTATTTTTGTTGCAGATCATGCGCAATTACCAGAAATTATGGATCAAGTCTTACAAGATGGTGACTTAATTCTTGCGCAAGGCGCAGGTAATGTGAGCCGATTATCACGTAATCTTGTGGAATTATGGACAAAAGAATAA
- the ddl gene encoding D-alanine--D-alanine ligase, whose protein sequence is MKPLKQQKIAVLLGGTSAERDVSLNSGAAVVAALRSQGYDAHPIDPKETPVADLKTQGFDRAFNILHGRGGEDGVVQGVLEQIGLPYTGCGVMTSALTMDKMRTKMLWKGFGLPIADMEIVTKTTALDLDPQAVVARLGLPLMVKPSREGSSVGLTKVNHVEELKAAVELALTHDDTALIEEWLAGDELTVPVLGGEVLPAVQIIPEGEFYDYNAKYISDNTQYICPMPMSDERWEELKKLVKTAYEVVGCRGWSRIDVMTDSKGKFRLVEVNTTPGMTSHSLFPKSAEKVGISFEQLVVKILELSV, encoded by the coding sequence ATGAAACCATTAAAACAACAAAAAATTGCCGTGTTATTGGGCGGTACTTCAGCAGAACGTGATGTCTCATTAAATTCAGGAGCCGCTGTGGTGGCTGCATTGCGCAGTCAAGGCTATGACGCGCATCCTATTGATCCAAAAGAAACCCCAGTCGCAGACTTAAAAACACAGGGATTTGACCGCGCTTTTAACATTCTCCATGGTCGTGGCGGTGAAGATGGTGTAGTGCAAGGTGTCTTAGAGCAAATCGGGTTGCCATATACGGGGTGTGGTGTTATGACATCGGCATTAACGATGGATAAAATGCGTACAAAAATGTTATGGAAAGGTTTTGGTTTGCCAATTGCGGATATGGAAATAGTGACAAAAACGACCGCACTTGATTTAGATCCCCAAGCTGTTGTTGCACGTCTTGGTTTGCCGTTAATGGTAAAACCGTCACGTGAAGGTTCAAGTGTGGGTTTGACTAAAGTAAACCATGTGGAAGAATTAAAAGCAGCAGTTGAACTTGCTTTAACACATGATGATACGGCGTTAATCGAAGAATGGTTAGCCGGTGATGAATTGACTGTGCCCGTATTAGGTGGGGAAGTATTACCTGCGGTGCAAATTATTCCAGAAGGCGAATTTTACGATTACAATGCAAAATATATTTCAGATAATACGCAATATATTTGTCCAATGCCGATGAGTGATGAACGTTGGGAAGAATTGAAAAAATTAGTAAAAACGGCTTATGAAGTCGTGGGTTGTCGTGGTTGGAGTCGAATTGATGTAATGACCGATAGCAAAGGTAAATTCCGTTTAGTCGAAGTGAACACGACGCCAGGTATGACTAGCCATAGTTTATTCCCTAAATCAGCCGAAAAAGTGGGAATCAGTTTTGAACAATTGGTCGTGAAAATTCTGGAGTTAAGTGTTTAA